In Cellulomonas sp. Y8, the genomic stretch TGACGACCTCACCCGATTGTGACGACCTCACCGGCTTGTGACGACCTCACCGGGTCGGGCCGACCTCACCGCGCCGGGGTCAGGCCGGCAGCCGGACCTGGCCGCCGAACTCCCGGCAGTGCCGCTGCACCGCCTCGAGCGTGCTGCGCCCGGCCTCGTCGACGACTCGCACCGCGGTCGCGTCGACCGTGAGCTCCTCGCCGGTCGCGCCCAGCAGGCAGTGCAGCGCTTCGCGCAGGGCCGACGCGCTGTGCACGTCGAGGTCGCCGCGCACGGCGATCACCGACGGCTGCGTCGGCCGCCCCAGGTCGATCGTGACGTCCACGGTCCCGCCTCCCCGCCCCGTCGCGGGCCGCTGCTGCTGCACCCCGCGCTGCGAGGGTAGAAGCGGTTCTCCTGCGGCGCGCGGGGAAGTGGTGCGCCGCCCTCTGTCCCACATCCGGGCGATGCCCTGGTGTGCGAAGTCGCACATCCTCTAGTGTGGCAACGTTCCTACATCCGTCCGGCGTCGCACGGTCCCCGGGACGCGGGCCCGTCAGGCCCGCGCCGCGGACGGAGCCGCGCGGCACCACGCCGAGGAGAGCCGTGCACCGCACCCTGTCCGACCTCACCGCCCGCATCGACCGCGTCCTGAGGGACCGGGTGCTGCCGGTCGTCCACACGCACCGCACCCCGCTGGAGGTCACGGTCGTCCACCTGCCCGGCGAGCCCGTGCCGTTCGCCGAGGCCGCCCGGCTGCCGTTCGCCCCGACGGCCGTCGGGGAGCCGTGGGGCCGCGCGTGGTCCACGAGCTGGTTCCGCCTGCGCGGCGTCGTCCCGCCCGAGATGTCCGGCCGGCGCGTCGAGGTGCTCGTCGACCTCGGCTTCCGCACCGGCGGACCCGGCTTCGAGGCGGAGGGGCTCGTCTACACGCCCGACGGCGTGCCGCTCAAGGGCATCGAGCCGCGCAACCTGTACGTGCCCGTCGCGGACCCGGCCCGCGGCGGCGAGGTGGTCGACCTGTACGTCGAGGCCGCGGCCAACCCGTCGATCGGCGGCTCGCCCACCACCGACCTCGGCGACCTGGACACCGTCCCGGACGTGCTGCTCTACCGGCTCGCCCGGGCCGAGGTCGCGGTGCTGGACGAGGAGGTGCAGGCGCTGGCGCTCGACGTCCAGGTGCTGCACGAGCTCGCCCTCCAGCTCCCGGCGAACGACCCGCGCCGCGAGCGCGTCCGCTCCGGGCTGGAGCGGGCCGTCGACGCGCTCGACGTCCGGGACGTCCCGGGCACGGCCGCCGCCGCCCGCGCGGAGCTGGCCGAGCTGCTCGCCTCCGGCCGCGCCGAGCGCGCACCGCGTGTCCGCCGTCGGGCACGCGCACATCGACTCCGCCTGGATGTGGCCGGTGCGGGAGACCGTCCGCAAGTGCGCCCGCACGTTCTCGAACGTCGCCGCGCTCGCCGACGCCTACCCGGACCTGCGGTTCGCCTGCTCCTCGGCGCAGCAGTACGCGTGGGTCCAGGAGCACCACCCGCACGTGTTCGCCCGGATCCGGGAGAAGGTCGCGTCGGGGCAGTTCGTCCCGGTCGGCGGCATGTGGGTCGAGTCCGACACCAACCTGCCCGGCGGGGCGAGGCGCTCGCCCGGCAGCTCGTGCAGGGCCGGCGGTACTTCGCGCGGGAGCTCGGCGTCGAGGAGCAGCCCGAGGTCTGGCTGCCCGACTCCTTCGGCTACACCGGCGCGTTCCCGCAGCTCGCCCGGCTCGCCGGCGCGCGGTGGTTCCTGTCGCAGAAGATGTCCTGGAACACCACCAACCGGTTCCCGCACCACACGTTCTGGTGGGAGGGCATCGACGGCTCGCGGGTGTTCACGCACTTCCCGCCCGCCGACACCTACGGCGCGAAGCTCTCGGGCGAGCAGCTCGCCTACGGGGTGGCGAACTTCGCCGACGCCGGGCCGGCCAACCGCAGCCTGCTCCCGTTCGGCTACGGCGACGGCGGCGGTGGACCCACCCGCGAGATGATGGAGACCGCGCGCCGGGTGGCCGACCTGGAGGGCTCGCCGCGGGTCGTCGTCGAGACGCCGGCCGAGTTCTTCGCCGCGGCCGAGGCCGAGTACCCGCAGGCGCCGGTGTGGTCCGGCGAGATGTACCTGGAGTTCCACCGCGGCACGTACACCAGCCAGCTCGCCATGAAGCAGGGCAACCGGCGCACCGAGCACCTGCTGCGCGAGGCCGAGCTGTGGGCCGCGACCGCCGCCGTCCGCGCCGGGGCCGACTACCCGTACGAGCACCTGGACCGGCTCTGGCAGGACACCCTGCTGCTGCAGTTCCACGACATCCTGCCCGGCAGCAGCATCGCCTGGGTGCACCGCGAGGCCCGGGACACCTACCGCCGGCTGGCGGGCGAGCTCGAGGCGCTGGTCGGCGAGGCGCTGGCCGCGGCCGCCGGGCCGGGCGACGTCGAGGTGCTCGCGAACGCCGCCCCGCACGACCGGGCCGGGGTGCCGGCGCTGGCGGCGGCGGTCGCGGCGGTCCCGCCCGGGGCCGTGGCCGTGTCCCGCGAGGGCGACGCCGTCGTGCTCGACAACGGCGTGCTGCGGGTGCGGGTCGACGCGGACGGCACCATCGGGTCGGTGCGGGACCTCGTCGCCGACCGCGAGGTGCTGGCACCCGGGACCTCCGCGAACGTGCTGCAGCTGCACCCCGACCAGCCCGTGCGGTTCGACGCGTGGGACGTCGACGAGTTCTACCGCCACCGCGTGCGCGAGGTCCGGTCGGTGACCGCGCTGGACGTCGACGACGCGGACCCCGCGCGCGCCGAGGTCCGGGTCACCCGGCACGACGGCGACTCCGCGTACGTGCAGACGATCGCGCTGGCGGCGGGCGAGCGGCGGGTCGACCTGGCCCTCGACGTCGACTGGCACGAGCGCGAGACCCTGCTCAAGGCGGCGTTCCCGCTGGCGGTGCACGCCGAGCGGTCGACGGCGGAGACGCAGTTCGGCCACGTGGACCGGGCGACCCACACCAACACCTCCTGGGACGCCGCCCGGTTCGAGATCTGCGCCCACCGGTGGCTGCACGTCGCCGAGCCCGGCTACGGCGTCGCGGTCGTCAACGACTCGACCTACGGGCACGACGTCGGCCGCCCCGGACCCGGGGACGCGCGCGGCGCCGGGGCCACGACGGTCCGGCTGTCGCTCGTCCGGGCGCCGCGGTACCCCGACCCGGAGACCGACCAGGGCCGGCACACGATGCGGTACGCGCTCGTGCCCGGCGCGGGGATCGACGAGGCCGTGCGCGAGGGGTACCGGATCAACCTGCCGGACCGCAGGGTGCGGGGCGCGGGCCCGGTCGAGCCGCTGGTCGCCGTCGAGGGCGCGGTCGTCGAGGCCGTGAAGCTCGCCGACGACCGGTCGGGGGACGTCGTCGTGCGGCTCTACGAGGCCCGCGGCGGGCGGTCCCGGGCGGTGGTGCGACCGGGGTTCGCCTGCGCGGGGGCGTCGGTGCGCGACCTGCTCGAGCGCGAGGACCCGGAGGTGGCGGCCCTGGCGCCGCTCGCCGACGCGGGCGACGGCGCGCTGACGCTGGACCTGGGGCCGTTCCAGGTGGTGACCCTCCGCCTGACCCGCGCCTGACCGGGCGGGGGGTCAGGCGGCGGTGCCCGCCGGCTCGGAGCATCCGCCTCTACCCCGCCCCGGGGCGCCCCGTCGCCGAGCGCGGTGGGCCCCAGCGACCGCGGTGGTTCCCGCCGGGCGCGGTCGTTCCATCTACCGCGCTCGGCGCGAAGCACCGCGCTCGGCACGCGCGAGGATCGGCCGCGACCGCACCGTTCGGGCGCGTCAGGGCACGGAAACGGCGGCGAGGGGTGGGGCGGGGGCGAGGAGGCGTGCCAGCGCCTCGTCCAGCAGGGCCCGGCCGTCGTCGGTGAGGAGCCAGCGCGCGGCGCCGTCGCTCGTGAGGAACGCGACCGTCCGCGCGGCCGGCGCGAGCGCGCCCGTCGTGAGCGGCGTGCCCGCCGGCACCTCGACGAGCACCGGGCGCGGCTCCGGCTCCGGCGCGCGCGCCAGCACGCGGGCCCCCGGCACCGGCTCGCACCAGGTCAGCCGCCCGGCGCCGCGGTGCACGACCACCTCGCGGGGGCCGGCGCGGCCGTCGTCGCGCACCAGGCGGTCGCGGTCGAGCTGCACACCCGAGGCCGTCGCCACGCCCAGCGTCACCAGCCGCCCCCAGGCGAGCACCGGCACGGCGGCCCCGGCCAGCGCCGCAGCAGCGGCCGCCGGGGCGTCCGGGGTGAGCGCGACCAGGTCGACGTCGGCGCCGTCGGCAGGCGGCCAGGTCGACGCGGTCCGCACGGCGAGCCCGCGCGACCGCAACCAGCGGGCCGTCGCCTCGTCGCCCGCGGAGGGCTCCGCGCCCGTGACCAGCACCGCCCGGCGCCCCGACCCGGCTCCCGCGTGCGCCGAGCGCGCACCGTCCCCGCCGAGCGAGGGCTCCGCACCTGGCGCACGGTCCTCGCCCTCGCCGCCAGGCCCCCGACGGGCCAGCGCCGCCCGGACGAACCGCGCGACGTCCGACCGCAGCACGTCCGGGAAGTCGGCCTCCACGACGTCGAGCGCCGCCCGCGCCGCGCCGGCGTCGCCCGCCCCGCGCAGCAGCGCGCACGCCGCCAGCCCCGCGGCCCCGGCGTGCGCGGCGGCCTCGAGCCACGGCCGCAGCGCCGCCACCAGCGCGTCCGCCGCCGCGTCCGCACCGGCACCGGTCGCGTCCGCCGCGCAGCCGGCCAGCGCCCGCATCCGCCCCTCGACCTCCGCCAGCGCCCCCGCGTCGCCCGCGAGCGCCGCCCTCGTCGCCAGTGCGAGCCCCGGGTCCCGCGGCGCCCCCGGCGGCCACGCCGCGCACGCCCGCGCCAGCGGCCCGACGACCCCCGCGCGCGGCCCGGCGACCAGCGCCAGGGCGTCCGCCGCCGCCCGGGCCGGGTCGTACGCCGCGGGGTCCCGCGCCCAGGCCCCGACGGTCGCGAGCGGCAGCCGGGACGGCAGCGCCTCGATCATGGCGTTCGCGACGGCCCCGTCCAGCGGCAGCCCGTCGACGTCGTCCGGCCGCCCGGTGAGCGGGCCGAGGAACAGCCGCGTCCGGTCGAAGTCGTTGACCGGGACGTTGTCCCACAGCACGATCCGCCGCCCGAAGGCCTCGGCCGCGGCCAGCACGTCCTCCCGGGTGACCTCGCCGACGACGACGTCCCGCCCGGTCCACAGCACGCGTGCGTCCGCCGGCAGCGCCGCCGCCAGGGCGTCGCGGTACGGCGACCGCCCGCAGCCGGCGTAGTCCGTGGGGCACACCGTCATCGGCCCCGTGAGGCCGCGCGGCAGCAGGAACGTCTCCCGGAACCGCGCGGCCGCCTCCCCGTGCGCCCGGCCGCTGCCCGCCTGGCCCGGGCCGAACGCCGCGACGTCCTCGGGGTGCGGCAGGTCGTACGGCACGTCGTCGAACAGCAACCACACGTCCCGGACCCCGACGGCGCGCACCTGCTCGGCCTTGGCCGCGAGCGCCGCGTGCTCGGCGTCGTCGGAGAACCGCATCGACAGCCCCGGCGCGACGGACCACACGAACGCCACCCCCGCGGCCGCGGCGCGCGCGGCGAGCTCCCCGAGCCGGGCGAGCTCCGCGTCGGGGTACGGCTCGCGCCACCGCTCCCGGTGCCAGGGGTCGTCCTTCGGGGCGTAGAGGTACGTGTCCAGCCCGAGCCCGGGCGCGGCGTCGAGCAGCGCCAGCCGCTCGTCGTGCCGCCACGGCGGGCCGTAGAACCCCTCGACCACCCCCGCGGACAGCCGCCCGCCCCGGCGTGGATCCCCCGGGCCCGACGCGGGACGTGCGGGCGCGTGCGGTCGGCGTCGACGCGGCATGCGCACCAGCCCACCAGCGGTGACACCGAGGTGTCAATGTCCGCACACATGTGCGCCGACGCGCACGACGCGCACGCGCGCCCGTCGGCGAGCACCGTCGACACCTCTCGTTATGGGATCGATTGCAGAGTACGATCGACCCGACCACCCGCGCGACGACGCACGAGGAGCACGATGAGCCGGCCACGCCAGACCACGGGCGCGCCCCTGTCCAACGCACCGGCGGGCACCCAGCCCCGGGACCTGCCGCCCCACCCCCGCCCGCACGCGACGCCGGACCGGACCATCCACATGATCGGGAACTCGCACATCGACCCCGTCTGGCTCTGGCCGTGGCAGGAGGGCTACCAGGAGGCGCGCGCGACGTTCTGGTCGGCGATCCACCGGATGGACGAGTACCCCGACTTCGTGTTCACCTGCGACCAGATGGTCCTGCTCTCCTGGGTCGAGGAGCAGGACCCGGAGCTGTTCGCCCGGATCACCGAGCGGGTCGCCGAGGGCCGGTGGGTCAACGTCGGCGGCTGGTGGGTCGAGCCGGACTGCAACATGCCGATGGGCGAGTCGTTCGCGCGGCAGGGCCTGTACGGCCAGCGCTACCTGATCTCCCGGTTCGGGAAGCCGGCGACGGTCGGCATGAACGCCGACCCGTTCGGCCACAGCGCCAGCCTGCCGACGGTGCTCCGCGGGCACGGCCTCGACTCGTACCTGTTCCTGCGCCCCGGCCCGCACGAGAGCGCCCTCGACGACACCCTGTTCCACTGGCAGGCACCCGACGGCAGCCGGGTGCTCGCCTACCGGATCCCGTTCGAGTACTGCTCCCCCGCGGGCTCGGTCGACGGCCAGGTCGACAAGGCGCTCGGCGCGCTCGACCGGTCGCTCGGCGACGTCATGGTCCTCTACGGCGTCGGCAACCACGGCGGCGGCCCGACGATCGCCAACATCGAGTCGATCCACCGCTACGACCGGATGGGCTCGTTCGGGCGGCTGCGGATGTCCTCCCCGCGCGAGTACCTGGACGGCGTCCGCGACCGCGGGCCGGCGTTCCTCGACGGCCTGCCGACCTGGACCGACGACCTGCAGCACCACGCCCCCGGCTGCTACTCGGCGCACTCCGGGATCAAGGCCTGGCAGCGCCGCGCCCAGTACGCCCTGCTGTCCGCCGAGCGCTGGGCCGCGGTCACCGCCGTCCACGACGGCACCCCGTACCCGCGCGAGGACCTCGAGCGCGCCTGGAAGCAGGTGCTGTTCAACCAGTTCCACGACGTGCTGCCGGGCTCCGCGATCGAGCACGCGTACGACGACGCCCGCGACCAGCTCGGCGAGGCCGTCGCGATCGCCAAGCGGATCATCGTGCGGGCGCACAACACGATCGCCCGGCAGGTCGACATCCCGCTCGACACCGCGACTCAGCCGGTGCTCGTGTTCAACCCGCACCCGTGGCCGGTCTCGACGGACGTCGAGCTGCACTACGGCTCCCACCCGGGCGCCGTGCACGTGGTCGACGGGGACGGCGCGGTCGTGGTGTCCCAGCCGACGCAGTCCCGCGCGGCCACCAACCAGACCGGCCGCGGTGCGCTGGTGTTCCGCGCCGAGGTCCCGGCGCTCGGCTACCGGCTGTACCGGGTCCGGACCGAGGCCGAGCCGGTCCGCCCGGAGTGGAGCGCCGCCGCCCCGGGCGGCCTGTCGGCGACCGAGACGGTGCTGGAGAACGACCTTGTCCGCATCGAGCTCGACCCGGCGACCGGCTGGATCCGCTCGTACCTGGACAAGCGCACCGGGCTCGACGTCCTGCGGGGCGTGGACGGCCGCCGGCACACCCAGGTGTGCGACGACCCGACCGACACCTGGGGCCACCGCGTCGTGTCCTACGCCTGGGCGGGCGACAGCATGGCGCTCGCGCGGGTCGTCGTCCGGGAGTCCGGCCCGCTGCGCGCCCGGGTGCGGGTGGAGCGGACGTGGGGGTCCTCGACGCTCACCGAGGAGCTGCTGCTCGACCACGACTCCGCGGTGCTGCGGGTCGACGTGACGCTGGACTGGCGCGAGCGGGCGCACCTGCTCAAGCTCCGGTTCCCGACCGCGCTCACCGACCCCCGCGCGACCTACCAGATCCCGTACGCCGAGCTCGAGCGGCCGGTCGACGGCGCCGAGGAGCCCGGCCAGGGCTGGGTCGACCTCACCGGCACCCTCGACGGGCGGCCGGCGGGCCTGACGCTCGTCACGACGAACAAGCACGGCTACGACGTGTCGCCCGGCGACGAGCCGAGCATCGGCGTCACCGCCGTGCGCAGCCCGGTGTACGCGTGGCACGACCCGCGCCTGCTCGACGGCGACGACGTCTACGCGTACCAGGACCAGGGGATCCAGCGGTTCTCCTACGAGCTGGTCCCGCACGCCGGCGACCGGCACGCCGCCGACCCCAGCCGGCGGGCCGCGCTGCTCGGGTCGCCGGTGCGCGCGATGCTCGAGTCGTTCCACGCGGGCGCGCTGCCGCACACGGGGTCGTTCGCGTCCGACCGCGGCGGCGAGGTGTCGATCACCGCGCTCAAGGGCTCGGAGGACCCGGTCGACGGGCCCGGCGGCGCGGACCTCGTCGTCCGGGCGGTCGAGACCCGCGGCGAGCGCGGGACCGCCCGGCTCGAGCTGCCCGTCGTCGGGCGGACGCTCGAGGCGGAGTTCGGGCCGTTCCAGCTGCGGACGTTCCGGGTGCCGGCCGACCCCGACGCGCCGGTGGTGGAGGTCGACCTGGTGGAGCGCCCGCTCGCCGACGCGGGAGGTGACGTGCGGGCCGCGGCGGTGGGGTCGGCAGAGCCCGGGGGCCGGGCGGCCGACGAGCAGGAGCGGGGTGTGGCGGCGGAGACGCCCGGGGCGACGCCGACCGACGACCACGCGGCCACCGACGCGCTGACCACCACGGAGGCGTCGACGCCGGACGCCACGGGCCGCCCGCGCCCGACCGAGGCACCGTCGGCGGACGACGCGGGCTGACCCGCGCCTCGACCGTGCACCCGACGCGTCGAGCGAGCAGGCCACGGCTACTCGCTCGACGCGTCGGCTACCCCCTCGGCGATCAGCCCTCCCGCCGGAGCAGCACCTCGCCCACGCCGTGCGGGCCCAGCGCCACCCGGCCGCCGCCCGCGACCCGCCCGGGGCCGTCCCACGCGACCTCGGCCGCCACCGGGTCGGCGCCCACGTTCCGCAGCCGCACGCGCACCGACCCGTCCGGCATCGGCCGCACCTCGGCCAGCACCCGCTCCGCCGGCGTG encodes the following:
- a CDS encoding alpha-mannosidase, whose protein sequence is MSRPRQTTGAPLSNAPAGTQPRDLPPHPRPHATPDRTIHMIGNSHIDPVWLWPWQEGYQEARATFWSAIHRMDEYPDFVFTCDQMVLLSWVEEQDPELFARITERVAEGRWVNVGGWWVEPDCNMPMGESFARQGLYGQRYLISRFGKPATVGMNADPFGHSASLPTVLRGHGLDSYLFLRPGPHESALDDTLFHWQAPDGSRVLAYRIPFEYCSPAGSVDGQVDKALGALDRSLGDVMVLYGVGNHGGGPTIANIESIHRYDRMGSFGRLRMSSPREYLDGVRDRGPAFLDGLPTWTDDLQHHAPGCYSAHSGIKAWQRRAQYALLSAERWAAVTAVHDGTPYPREDLERAWKQVLFNQFHDVLPGSAIEHAYDDARDQLGEAVAIAKRIIVRAHNTIARQVDIPLDTATQPVLVFNPHPWPVSTDVELHYGSHPGAVHVVDGDGAVVVSQPTQSRAATNQTGRGALVFRAEVPALGYRLYRVRTEAEPVRPEWSAAAPGGLSATETVLENDLVRIELDPATGWIRSYLDKRTGLDVLRGVDGRRHTQVCDDPTDTWGHRVVSYAWAGDSMALARVVVRESGPLRARVRVERTWGSSTLTEELLLDHDSAVLRVDVTLDWRERAHLLKLRFPTALTDPRATYQIPYAELERPVDGAEEPGQGWVDLTGTLDGRPAGLTLVTTNKHGYDVSPGDEPSIGVTAVRSPVYAWHDPRLLDGDDVYAYQDQGIQRFSYELVPHAGDRHAADPSRRAALLGSPVRAMLESFHAGALPHTGSFASDRGGEVSITALKGSEDPVDGPGGADLVVRAVETRGERGTARLELPVVGRTLEAEFGPFQLRTFRVPADPDAPVVEVDLVERPLADAGGDVRAAAVGSAEPGGRAADEQERGVAAETPGATPTDDHAATDALTTTEASTPDATGRPRPTEAPSADDAG
- a CDS encoding alpha-mannosidase codes for the protein MQGRRYFARELGVEEQPEVWLPDSFGYTGAFPQLARLAGARWFLSQKMSWNTTNRFPHHTFWWEGIDGSRVFTHFPPADTYGAKLSGEQLAYGVANFADAGPANRSLLPFGYGDGGGGPTREMMETARRVADLEGSPRVVVETPAEFFAAAEAEYPQAPVWSGEMYLEFHRGTYTSQLAMKQGNRRTEHLLREAELWAATAAVRAGADYPYEHLDRLWQDTLLLQFHDILPGSSIAWVHREARDTYRRLAGELEALVGEALAAAAGPGDVEVLANAAPHDRAGVPALAAAVAAVPPGAVAVSREGDAVVLDNGVLRVRVDADGTIGSVRDLVADREVLAPGTSANVLQLHPDQPVRFDAWDVDEFYRHRVREVRSVTALDVDDADPARAEVRVTRHDGDSAYVQTIALAAGERRVDLALDVDWHERETLLKAAFPLAVHAERSTAETQFGHVDRATHTNTSWDAARFEICAHRWLHVAEPGYGVAVVNDSTYGHDVGRPGPGDARGAGATTVRLSLVRAPRYPDPETDQGRHTMRYALVPGAGIDEAVREGYRINLPDRRVRGAGPVEPLVAVEGAVVEAVKLADDRSGDVVVRLYEARGGRSRAVVRPGFACAGASVRDLLEREDPEVAALAPLADAGDGALTLDLGPFQVVTLRLTRA
- a CDS encoding beta-N-acetylglucosaminidase domain-containing protein, whose amino-acid sequence is MPRRRRPHAPARPASGPGDPRRGGRLSAGVVEGFYGPPWRHDERLALLDAAPGLGLDTYLYAPKDDPWHRERWREPYPDAELARLGELAARAAAAGVAFVWSVAPGLSMRFSDDAEHAALAAKAEQVRAVGVRDVWLLFDDVPYDLPHPEDVAAFGPGQAGSGRAHGEAAARFRETFLLPRGLTGPMTVCPTDYAGCGRSPYRDALAAALPADARVLWTGRDVVVGEVTREDVLAAAEAFGRRIVLWDNVPVNDFDRTRLFLGPLTGRPDDVDGLPLDGAVANAMIEALPSRLPLATVGAWARDPAAYDPARAAADALALVAGPRAGVVGPLARACAAWPPGAPRDPGLALATRAALAGDAGALAEVEGRMRALAGCAADATGAGADAAADALVAALRPWLEAAAHAGAAGLAACALLRGAGDAGAARAALDVVEADFPDVLRSDVARFVRAALARRGPGGEGEDRAPGAEPSLGGDGARSAHAGAGSGRRAVLVTGAEPSAGDEATARWLRSRGLAVRTASTWPPADGADVDLVALTPDAPAAAAAALAGAAVPVLAWGRLVTLGVATASGVQLDRDRLVRDDGRAGPREVVVHRGAGRLTWCEPVPGARVLARAPEPEPRPVLVEVPAGTPLTTGALAPAARTVAFLTSDGAARWLLTDDGRALLDEALARLLAPAPPLAAVSVP
- a CDS encoding STAS domain-containing protein, with translation MDVTIDLGRPTQPSVIAVRGDLDVHSASALREALHCLLGATGEELTVDATAVRVVDEAGRSTLEAVQRHCREFGGQVRLPA